The sequence below is a genomic window from Streptomyces sp. V1I1.
CGGACTCCGTGCTCCTCCAGATCGAGCGACCTCATGAAGGGGGATACCGGAGCCATGGGATGCACCGCCGCGCAGATGTCGTGCACCACCTCCGAATCGAAGAGCGGCTCCGTGCGCAGGCCGCCGCCGATGCGGTCATGCGCTTCGAACACCTCGACCCCGAGACCTGCCCGGGCGAGGGTGAGTGCGGCAGCGAGGCCGTTCGGCCCGGAGCCGACGACAACGGCATCCGTCATGTGAGAGCCTCCTGCGGCAGGTCCCGTGCGTCTCCGCGAGCGCCATCGCGTCAGTGACGGTGTGTCAGGCCGGATTCAATGGACGGCCAGCCATCCGATACCGGCGGCGCAGGTGACCCCCGCGACGGCGAGGGCGGCCACCCTGTGGCGGCGCAACGCGTATCCGAGCAGCAGGGCGGTGAGCAGCACGGCGATCGTGCCGAACGCGCCTCGCAACGGCCCATGGCTGTAGCCGAATTCACCGCAGTGGCGTATGAACCAAGCAAACCAGGCAAGCCTCATGACGCTCTCTCCGTGATTACTGAGGGCCGGAGCAGTGGCGGAACCATCTGATCCTTACCTTCCACGCAGCGAGGGAGTCGCGGCGAGGGTCTTCACCGCGAGTCGGTCGGTGCGGGCCGGGGTGCCGAGGCGGTGGACGAGGATCCAGCGGCCGTCGTCGTGTGCTGCGGCCACGACGGAAGAGCCGCGGGTGGCTCCGTTGTGCCACAAGGTCGACGAGCCCCGGCGCCAGCTGGGTGCCGGGGGGCCCAGCCTGCGGTCGACGAGCAAGCCGACGAGGAGGTCGGCCAGGGTCCGGCAGGTGGACCACAGGCCGCCCGCTGGCAGGATCGGTCCGGTCAGAGTCCACAGGGGGCGTGGCCGGCCGAACAGGTTTCGCGGTATGAGGCGTCGGTCCTCCGGGGGGAGTGCCGTCATCGCGCCTGCTTCCAGCCCCAGGGGGAGGAGGACGTACTCGTCCACCAGTTGCTGGAAGGTGAGTCCCGTGGTGGTGGTGAGGGCATGCCCGAGAACCGCATAGCCCAAGTTCGAGTACTCCTCCTCGCCCAGTCGTCCACTCGCCAACTGGTCCAGGCGGCACAGTGATTCACGCAAGGCCGACTCCGTGAAGCCGGCGTACGGGTCGTCGGGAGGACTGGAGAGCCCGGAAGGCAGACGCGGTAGACCTGAGGTGTGCTCGGCGAGATGCCGGAGGGTGATGGCCGTCCCCTTGGGCACCTCGGTCAGGCATTCCTCCAGCGGTGTGTCGAGGCTGAGGTCTCTCTCCTTCGCCAGCCGGATCAGGACCGTTCCGGTGAAGACCTTGGTGAGAGAGCCGATCTCGACGAACCGGTCCGCATCGTGGCCATGGGTGAGATGGCCACGAATACCGGCGCCGCCGAGAAGGCAAGTCGGTGTCAGCACTTTCCATTGCTCCCGTCAGACGAGTTCAGCTTCGGGCACGGCCTCGTTTCGTCCTGCTGCCATCGCCGCCGCTCCGCCGGCAGGTTCCTGAGGCCGGTTACGGCGGGCACGGAGCCATGCGACCGCGCGGTCGAGAGCACCCGACAGGAAGACGAGATCGCAGGCGATCATGGTCAGCGCGAAGCCTGTAAGCCCCATGAAGAACGCGATCGACACGTGGAAGCCGATGGACATGGCAGCCGCCCAGGGGCGCAATGCCGGGACGAGGACGCCCAGCGGGAAGTAGACCAGGAAGGCGACTGTCCCGTAGGTCCCCAGAACGACCAGGAAGTCGCTCTCGTACACCAGGTTCGACCAGCCGGGCAGTTCGAACTCCGGCACCCGCATCACGTAGAAGAGGGCCGTGCCGTCCTGCCATTCCTCGCCCATGACTTTGTAGAGACCCGAGACGACGTAGACGAGACAGATCTGCGTCGCGACCATGAGGACGCCAAGGTTGTGGAACGGCACGGAAACCGCTCGCACATGCCCCGGCACCCGCCCGGCGAAGCGCTTGGCGAGACCGACGGGAAGGGCGAACCGGTCATAGCAATGCGTCAGGAGCAGGAACGGAAGGACGACGTAGGCAAGGTTGTCCCCACCGTCCAAGAGGGCGGGTTGCCGCTGATAGAGGGACCACAGCAGGACCCAGTGGAACGCAAGGCCCGGTCGACCTCCGATACCGAGCATGACGGCCAAGGCCGCGAACAACCCGACGTGGAAGACCACCTCGAACCAGACGGGGGACGCGGACAGCGCATAGAGGCTGAATCCCGTCAGCTGTTCCTTGAACTCGTCGTGAGGCAACACTCCGTCGGGACCGAACAGGTAGTTCCGCTCCCGGTACTGGCTCACGTAGTACATGAGGCCGACGAACCCCAGGAGCATGCGGGTTCCCGAGATCCCGGTGACGGCAACCGCATGCAGCGACCAGGCGTCCAGGCGGGCACCGAAGTTCTTCATCGCAGATCCTTGGTGGGGGTCCAGGCGAAGTCCTTCACCAGAACCTTGCCTTCGGCTGAGGAGTCGTTCCGTTTGGACCAGGGCGGCAACTCGTGCACATACATGCGGACTTGCAGTTTCACTGCCTTTCCGTTGCACGCGGTCGGCATCTGGTCGTACGCGTAGCGGGAAAGGGACTTCACAGCCTCCGCCTCCGTGACCTTCTCGTAGGGCAGCGGGGGCAACATGGGTTTCTTGTCGTTGGTCTGCTTCTCCCTCAGCCTCCTGAGGATCTCCTCGCTGCTGGTGACGTTCTGGAGGCCGGCAGAGACGATGCGCACTTCACGCGACGGGAAGAGACGGGAACTCTGGGCCTTTTCAAGTCCGCGCGCCGAGACATCGAAGTATTCCGAGACCGATCCGTCCGCGCAGGCGGCCCTCGCCAGAATGCCGCGGTCGTCGGATACGGGCGTCGGAGCGAAGAGCTGCCAGTTTTGCGAGAAGTAGGGATCCAGATATTCCGCGACCCGGTCTCCGTATACGAGTTTCGCCGGGCTGAGCGGTGCCTGGGACAATGCGGCCATGGTCATGTGCGCGCCCAGGAGGGCGCCGCCGATGAGCAGCGCCGCCCTCCTGGTTGTGCGGTACGTCTTCGTCACGTGGTGATTACCGGTCGAAGACCGTGTCGGCCGAGACACCCTGCGGCAGTTCGGCAGGGGCAGCGAAGAGGCTGCCGTGCGACAGCATGTTGTCGGCATTGCTCTTCGCCACCACGGACATACCCTTGCCGACGGCCGTGGCCTTGTGCGCTCCCTTGGTGGCAGCCTTGCCGACGGACTTGGCGGCCTTTCCCAGCATGGAGCCGATGGCCTGCGGGGCAGGCTGCGACGACTCGACGGCGGCGACAGGCGCGGCCGGCTGGGCCGGGGCGGCCTGAGCGCTGCCCTGAGCCGCGACGAAGAGAGCGACCCCGGCAGTGGCGACGCCGGCAGCGGTGGCAATCTTCTTGATATTCATTGAAATTTCCTTCCCCGATTTGGACGATCCAGGTGTGGCCATGCTTCGACCACCCCAACAAGGCGTGCCGGGATGGTGCGCAGCGGACAACACCCTTGAGCCTGCCGCTTTGACGCCGGTCTCTCCATTGCCTCTTGAGGCATTGCCTCAAGAGGCAATGGCGTCCTCGGTCAAAGTTTCCCGATAATGGAGCGCCACCAGACTCGCCTCGAATCTGGATCCGACACCCAGCTTGCGCACGATGCTGGTGATGTGGGCCCTGACGGTTCGTTCTGCGACTCCGAGCCGCCGAGCGAGAAGGCGATTCGACTCACCCTTGGCAAGGTTGCGCAGCACCTCGCGCTCCCGGCCGGTCAGCTTCGCCAGCCTCGCCGCATCCACGGAAACGGGAAACGCGCGGATCTCTGCACCCGTGGTCATC
It includes:
- a CDS encoding DUF5819 family protein; the protein is MTKTYRTTRRAALLIGGALLGAHMTMAALSQAPLSPAKLVYGDRVAEYLDPYFSQNWQLFAPTPVSDDRGILARAACADGSVSEYFDVSARGLEKAQSSRLFPSREVRIVSAGLQNVTSSEEILRRLREKQTNDKKPMLPPLPYEKVTEAEAVKSLSRYAYDQMPTACNGKAVKLQVRMYVHELPPWSKRNDSSAEGKVLVKDFAWTPTKDLR
- a CDS encoding serine hydrolase, whose translation is MLTPTCLLGGAGIRGHLTHGHDADRFVEIGSLTKVFTGTVLIRLAKERDLSLDTPLEECLTEVPKGTAITLRHLAEHTSGLPRLPSGLSSPPDDPYAGFTESALRESLCRLDQLASGRLGEEEYSNLGYAVLGHALTTTTGLTFQQLVDEYVLLPLGLEAGAMTALPPEDRRLIPRNLFGRPRPLWTLTGPILPAGGLWSTCRTLADLLVGLLVDRRLGPPAPSWRRGSSTLWHNGATRGSSVVAAAHDDGRWILVHRLGTPARTDRLAVKTLAATPSLRGR
- a CDS encoding LuxR C-terminal-related transcriptional regulator; its protein translation is MTTGAEIRAFPVSVDAARLAKLTGREREVLRNLAKGESNRLLARRLGVAERTVRAHITSIVRKLGVGSRFEASLVALHYRETLTEDAIAS
- a CDS encoding HTTM domain-containing protein — translated: MKNFGARLDAWSLHAVAVTGISGTRMLLGFVGLMYYVSQYRERNYLFGPDGVLPHDEFKEQLTGFSLYALSASPVWFEVVFHVGLFAALAVMLGIGGRPGLAFHWVLLWSLYQRQPALLDGGDNLAYVVLPFLLLTHCYDRFALPVGLAKRFAGRVPGHVRAVSVPFHNLGVLMVATQICLVYVVSGLYKVMGEEWQDGTALFYVMRVPEFELPGWSNLVYESDFLVVLGTYGTVAFLVYFPLGVLVPALRPWAAAMSIGFHVSIAFFMGLTGFALTMIACDLVFLSGALDRAVAWLRARRNRPQEPAGGAAAMAAGRNEAVPEAELV